The segment AAGAAGATGAACGAGTGCAGGGTGGACAGCATGTTTTCCTCAAAAACAGAGGGCGTGGGCAACACCATGTCCTGAATATATTGCACCCGATATGTCTGGTGTATTTTCTGACGCAGTTCAGGATCAGAGATGGGGATCACCTCCTTAAAGCGGGCCGTCTCAGTGAGAAACTCCCGATGCCGCCGTGGCTGTGCAAGTGCTGGATCAAACTCCAGACAACCAATGACGTCCATGATGCACTCCTCGGAGAACATAACCTCAAAGAGTGCAGTACGATTTAGCAAGAAGATGCCTTTTATGATTTCGTACAGGTGATGCAGTCCCTCTCTGTTCTCCAAATCCTCACACACACGAAACAGTTCCAGGAGCTTGCGAATGTAGCCCTCGTTCTCCACGGCTAGTGCCAGTTTCTCACGCCGCAGTGGTGATGGGAGTGAGGAGGCCACCATCTCAGCCAGGTCCTCCAAGCGGTTCAGTTCACACGGCGGTAACTCCAGACCTGGCGAGGACATGTCGTCAAAGCGTTCCTCTTCAGACTCGTCGACCACATCCTGGGTAATGTCCACCGATGGGTCCTTTCCCTGAACCTTAACAACGAGACAAACATCAGCAACACCAAAACACACTTGGTATCAAATACATACACGGATGgagcagacaaacacacacacggacaaaaAACTCATAGCTACCTGGCATATTTTCTCCCAGATTTCATCACAGCCAGCCTTCTCCTGGAAGCTCAGTGCCAGATCATAATTTTCTGCCTCTGACCATACTATCAAAGTATCCtttgcaaaagaaaaacaccaaGTTAGAATCGGTAGACAGGGAAAGAAATCCATATTCTCGATGAGCATACTGCCATGCCAAGTGCTGACCTGTTGCTTCTGGTAGGCCGTGTTTGGATTGATTTTGGACTCCAGCAGTAAAGAACCTGTCGGGTGAAAAACACAAGGTACTGTCAGAAGACTTGCGAGGGTAGGATCTTCTTAAGTTAACACTATATAATAAGGGAGGTTTACATACATGGTTCCAGCTGATCAAAACAAGTGTGTAACTAGTGTTTACATATAGTATGTATTGAGCTATTATACAAATGTCTAACGCACAGCAAGTGATCTGTATGCCATCCCTCTTGCCTGAGATCGCTGCTTTGCCTTACCATCACTCTCTGCTCGCACCAGGAGAGACGTGCCTTTCAGACGCTCCACATAGCCCGAGGAGACGTGGCCGGTTCCACGGTCATCCCACTGTCTGTCCTCATTGAGGGTATAGACTTTGACTCGTCGACGAGTGTCCGTCATCCTGGAAGGTAGTTGTGACCGGTTTCCCCTTTCCGGACCGTCTTGACTTTTACAGGGTGTCTGCTTCACCTCTTAGACCGGATCGCTTTTACAATGCAGTATTATAAACGTCAGTGTCAGGGGTCAAACAAGCGATCACTTCTTCGAAGGAGCGTAAAAGCGCAACACCCAGGCTAGTGTCCAGGAAGATCGCCCGATCAATTCTACAATATCGGATTATTTTCACGAGCAATCTCACAATTTATCTTGGCAGTATTGAAGGCAACGCGCCACACAAAATCATCGCAGCTAACGACACTTCAGTTTACAGTGCGGAGGGCATTGCCGTTAGCCAACTTGTTAATCGACCAAACGAGGGAGGAGAGATTGGAAAGTCCAAGCACAGTCGAGAGGAGTATTTACAATAAGACCTACGGTTACGATCTTTACCCCTCAAAATAAACGACCTGTTTATTAGTACAGTCCGTACGATTGCGGGCAACTGTAGCCAGTTGCGTTAGCTAGAAAAGCTAACGCGTTACCGAGCTAGCAGTACGCTAAGTGCCTCGGCTCCATATATTCAACGTTAAGCAACTCTTTAACGCGAAATGTCCAGCGCTGTGCACCGATAACATTATTTCACATTTGCGGACCGACGGTAGTGTTTACCCTGGACAAATGTTACCAATTCTGACTGAATAATACGCCAGCTAGCTAGTGTTAGCTGCTATTTCTACCCCAAGTGTTCCGCCATGTTCTGGCTCGGGGCCGCGGAGAGACCACTCTCTTCTTTCTGGTATTCATGCATCTCAAAAAGTATGCAAACCAACAAACGGTAGTTGTATAATTATTTCAGGGTAACGCTTTACATTATAATGCTATATGCCATTCATTTCCGACGTCTTGCTCAGATAATTGCTAACTGCCCCCCCCCGTGAGTATTCAGCCATCTTGGGTCCCTTCAGTCAGTACGGGGTTTCCAGCACAGCAACAACAGGGCAGTCACTgacacatttaaagagacagtaacaTAACAGTCAAGAAAATAAAGTTGTAATGGTTATCAGCAGAAAGCTTCTTTTTACCCGTCAAATAACTTACCAGACAGCCACTCAATCAACCATAGTGGAGCATTTTGACACATACATAAATCCACATTTTCCACAGCAATGTCTATACTAGGACCCTGAATAAATGTATTCCTCACTGTGCGAATGGTTGTATTGAAATTCCAGAGGGCAGACTGGTCAGAAAACAATAGTTTATttgcaattatttttttaatcaaagaaaACAGAAAGTGGATAGTTGAAATCAGATAATAcggaaaacaaaatgtaaaaaaaacattttacatcaTCATGGTTAGGATATAGTGACAATAATAGATCAaatatggaaaataaatctTCTGGGATCTGTTACATTGAGTTAGTCAGTCTGGAGACATGTAAGTAATTCAAAAATTAACCATCTGCATTCAAAATCCACAGCGTGTTCAAATCCAACTGCCCAGTAAGAGtacatgaaattaaaaaaaatatcatatCACGTTTAGGAAAACTGTAAGCACACTACTAAATATTTgaccaaaaagaaaaagttgttACACAATCCGTGGAGCATTTTGCAAGCACGAATCCCTCTCAGTCAATATGTTCGTCCTTGCAACTTTTGCACTTAGTGTAACACATTACAAAACATAGGTATGCTGCAGAACAGGACTCTAGTTCTATATTAAGCCTCATCAAATTTCATTTCCCCATGTACAGTAAATTATATGTAACACCCCCCATCCCCCATGTCAAACTGACAATGCTGTCCATAAACAAAGAACTTCAAGACGCCATGGAAATACAGTGGAATATAAACTCCTTCCAAGTGTGTAGCTGGACAACTCCACACTGATGCCTTTACTTTGCTGCCTGCTGAGCCTGACGCCGCAGAAGGACATATATCTTCTCTTTGATCCAGTCTTTGTTGTACGGTTGGTATGTTTGAGTGTCAGTTCTGTACCTGTATACAAATTGAAACAATACAATGTTACTGGAAGTGATCAATACACACTCAATGCAAGGTTAGCTTTCATTCAAATTGATAAGCCAAATCATACTTACACAAGACAGCTTAGATCTGCCAAGTCGTCAATGAAGTCAAACAACTGACTAATGTCATAAGTGATGGAGGGACTGTTTGGATTCATCCTCTTAAGATGCTCTTCATACATTTTGCAAACACCTAGAAGAAAGGTGCAAGACATGCTGAATTGAAGCCAAACTGTTGTACATGGAATAGATTAAATAAGCTCAAATTTAGAGTATATTGCCGCTTTCACAACAACGTAAAACGGTTTATTCAAGAAACTTAAAAGTAaattacacacaaaaagagaTATAGAAATTCAAAACTATTAACTATTACTGGTTCAACTTGAGTGAATTGttcatgaagtcagtgtgttAAAACATGTTCAATAAACTTACCAGTCAATAACCAAGAAATtactaaataaatgtaaaaacatataAACTCAATATTTTAATACAGATAGG is part of the Pseudoliparis swirei isolate HS2019 ecotype Mariana Trench chromosome 12, NWPU_hadal_v1, whole genome shotgun sequence genome and harbors:
- the LOC130202762 gene encoding enhancer of rudimentary homolog, which translates into the protein MSHTILLVQPTKRPEGRTYADYESVNECMEGVCKMYEEHLKRMNPNSPSITYDISQLFDFIDDLADLSCLVYRTDTQTYQPYNKDWIKEKIYVLLRRQAQQAAK